In Streptomyces sp. TLI_146, the genomic stretch CTTGAGGGCACGGCGGACACGTTCGAGCGCGAGTACCGGCAGATGCGGCAGGGGAGCCTGCTGGAGGGGTTCCCCGAGTACGTCAAGCACGAGGCGCGGGCCGTTGAGCTACGGCTGTACGAGATCGGGATCATCCCTGGCCTGTTGCAGACACCGGAGTACGCACGGGTACTGGCCGACAGTGCCGTACGCCGGGGCGCCATCACCCCCGAACAGGCAGAGGACCGCGTCTCGTTCCTGGCGAAACGCCAGGCATCACTGCTGCGTCCCCGACCACCCATGATCTTCGTGGCCATGGACGAAAGCTGTATCCGGCGTACCGTCGGTGGGGCAGCCGTCATGGACGCGCAGCTTGCACGCCTGGTCGAGTTCGCCGGGTTGCCGAACACGCTGCTCCAGATGGTGCCGTACGACATCGGTGAGCGTCGCACGTTCGACCTGCCCGTCAACCTCCTGACCCTGTCCGATCGGTCCGTGATCTGCTACGCGGAGTCCCAGGCGCAGGGCAACTTGGACCGGGAAAGTGCCTCCGTGGAGCCCATGTTGACGGCCTACCATCAGTTGCAGGCCGAATCGCTGTCGCAGGCGGCGTCTGTGGCCATGATCGAGCAGGTACGAAAGGGAAAATCGTGACGACCGAATCCCCTCAGTGGTTCAAGTCCTCCTACAGCAACAACGGTGGCAACTGCGTGGAGGTCGCCGCCAACCTTGTCGTCACGAGCGGCGTGGTCCCCGTCCGTGACTCAAAGGCCCCGAACGGCCCGGCCCTGAACGTCCGCTCAGGCGCGTTCTCTTCCTTCATAGCAAGCCTCAAGGCCGGAGAGTTCGGCTCTGCCTGAGCCAGCACCACGTGTGGTCAGACGACCGCCGTCTCCAGCAACCGCTCAAGCCCCGCCCGCGACGCCGCGTCCAGCGGGACGTACGTCACCAGGCGCGGCCCCGACGACGGCCCCAGCCACAGGTTGGTGTGTTCCAGATGGAGCAGGCCCACGTGGGCGTTGCGGATGTACTTCTCGCGGCCGCTCTGGTCGACCACCTCGTGGCGGGCCCAGATCTCGCGGAACTCGGGGGAGCCGTTCTCCAGCCGGTTCAGGAGCGTCTTCCAGGCGGGCTCGGCCAGGTGCTCGGCCATCGAGGCGCGGAACTTGGCGGCCATCATCCGGTTGACGTCCGGCAGGTCGGCGACGGCCGCGCGCCAGTCGTCGTTGGTGAAGGCCAGCCACATGCAGTTGCGGTCCTCGGGCGGCAGCGCGTCCAGGTCGCAGAGCAGCCTGGCGTACGTGCGGTTGTAGGCCAGGATGTCGTACCGGCTGTTCTGGATACAGGCGGGCAGCGGCTCCAACTGGTCCAGCATCGCGCGCAGCGACGGAGTCACCGTCGGGCAGGGCGCGTTGGGGTTCGGGTCGCTCGCGCCCGCCAGGGCGAAGAGGTGCGTGCGCTCGCTGGGGTCCATCAGCAGGGCGCGCGCCAGCGCGTCCAGGACCTGGGCGGAGACCTGGATCTCCCTGGCCTGCTCCAGCCATGTGTACCAGGTGACGCCGACGGCGGAGAGGTAGGCGACCTCCTCGCGGCGCAGCCCCGGGGTGCGCCGGCGGCGGCCGTGCGGCAGGCCGACCTGCTCGGGCGTGATGCGCTCGCGGCGGCTGCGAAGGAACTCCGCCAGCTCGTGCCTGCGGACGTCGGACTCCGGGGCCACAGTGGTCATGGAACCAGGATGCCGCTCCGCCCACCCCATTGCCAGGTAGTGGATGTACCAGGATAAAGAGACTCTGGTACCAGGCTGAGCGAAGGACGATCGTCTCCTGCGTGAG encodes the following:
- a CDS encoding helix-turn-helix transcriptional regulator produces the protein MNRKELRPDASPQAAYGARLRSLREARGWTQDELGERTEYSSVHISAVETGRKPPTLRFSRSADRALGLEGTADTFEREYRQMRQGSLLEGFPEYVKHEARAVELRLYEIGIIPGLLQTPEYARVLADSAVRRGAITPEQAEDRVSFLAKRQASLLRPRPPMIFVAMDESCIRRTVGGAAVMDAQLARLVEFAGLPNTLLQMVPYDIGERRTFDLPVNLLTLSDRSVICYAESQAQGNLDRESASVEPMLTAYHQLQAESLSQAASVAMIEQVRKGKS
- a CDS encoding helix-turn-helix transcriptional regulator, yielding MTTVAPESDVRRHELAEFLRSRRERITPEQVGLPHGRRRRTPGLRREEVAYLSAVGVTWYTWLEQAREIQVSAQVLDALARALLMDPSERTHLFALAGASDPNPNAPCPTVTPSLRAMLDQLEPLPACIQNSRYDILAYNRTYARLLCDLDALPPEDRNCMWLAFTNDDWRAAVADLPDVNRMMAAKFRASMAEHLAEPAWKTLLNRLENGSPEFREIWARHEVVDQSGREKYIRNAHVGLLHLEHTNLWLGPSSGPRLVTYVPLDAASRAGLERLLETAVV
- a CDS encoding DUF397 domain-containing protein, whose product is MTTESPQWFKSSYSNNGGNCVEVAANLVVTSGVVPVRDSKAPNGPALNVRSGAFSSFIASLKAGEFGSA